The nucleotide window atttgccgcaataccttttcatttgtcactttatccacccatctgatttttaacattctcctatagcaccacatttcaaaagcttctaatcttttcttctcagatactccgattgtccaagtttcacttccatataaagcgacactccaaacatatactttcaaaaatcttttcctgacatttaaattaattttgatgtaaacaaattatatttgtgattgaaggctcgttaagcctgtgctattcggcattttatatcgttcctgcttcgtccatctttagtaattctacttcccaaataacaaaattcttctacctccataatcttttctcctcctattttcacattcagtggtccatctttgttatttctactacatttcattacttttgttttcttcttgtttattttcatgcgatagttcttgcgtaggacttcatctatgccgttcattgtttcttctaaatcctttttactctcggctagaattactatatcatcagcaaatcgtagcatctttatcttttcaccttgtactgttactccgaatctaaattgttctttaacatcattaactgctagttccatgtaaagattaaaaagtaacggagatagggaacatccttgtcggactccctttcttattacggcttgtttcttaatttcttcaattgttactgttactgtttggttcctgttcatgttagcaattgttcttctatctctgtatttgaaccctaatttttttaaaatgctgaacattttattccagtctacgttatcgaatgccttttctaggtctataaacgccaagtatgttggtttgtttttctttaatcttccttctactattaatctgaggcctataattgcttctcttgtccctatacttttcctgaaaccaaattggtcttctcctaacacttcttccactctcctctcaattcttctgtatagaattctagttaagatttttgatgcatgactagttaaactaattgttctgtattcttcacatttatctgcccctgctttctttggtatcatgactataacactttttttgaagtctgacggaaattcccctttttcataaatattacacaccagtttgtataatctatcaatcgcttcctcacctgcactgcgcagtaattctacaggtattccgtctattccaggagccttttgccatttaaatcttttaatgctctcttaaattcagatctcagtattgtttctcccatttcatcctcctcaacttcctcttcttcctctataacaccattttctaattcatttcctccgtataactcttcaatatattccacccatctatcgactttacctttcgtattatatattggtgtgccatctttgtttaacacattattagattttaatttatgtaccccaaaattttccttaactttcctgtatgctccgtctattttaccaatgttcatttctctttccacttctgaatactttttttaatccactcttctttcgtcagtttgcacttcctgtttatagcatttcttaattgccgatagttccttttactttcttcatcactagcattcttatattttctacgttcatccatcagctgcaatatatcgtctgaaacccaaggttttctaccagttctctttattccgcctaagtttgcttctgcttatttaagaatttcatttttaacattctcccattcttcttctacattttctaccttatattttttactcagacctcttgcgatgtcctcctcaaaaatcttctttaccacctctacctcaagcttctctaaattccaccgattcatctgaaaccttttcttcaggtttttaaaccccaatcgaCATTTCATTAAccccaaattatggtcgctatcaatgtctgctccagggtaagttttgcagtcaacgagttgatttctaaatctttgcttaaccatgatatgatctatctgataccttgcagtattgcctggctttttccaagtgtatattcttctattatgatttttaaattgggtgttggcaattactaaattatacttcgtgcaaaactctataagttggttccctctttcattccttttgcccagccgttgtcggtttaggttttgattttatccttattacaatgattctatcgctatgtgttttgaaatactctactctcttccctatcttcttgttcattatgaaacctactcctgcctgcccattatttgaagctgagttaattattctacaaatcacctgaccaaaagtcgccttcctcttcctctctaattcctactacatctacatttatcctatccatttccctttttaaattttctagcctaccaactttttttaaacttctaacattccacgctccgactcgtagaatgttattttttaattttctggtgaccccttccttagcagtccccacccggagatctgaatgggggactagcttacctccggaatattttaccaaggaaggcgcctcctccatcattgctatatgaaaatgaagagagctacattttcttggaaaaaaagcagctgtagttttccattcctttcagctgcgcagtactcagaggactgagtgatgttgatatggccgtttaagtcattctgactcacgcccctaacaactactgaaagagttggctgccctctttcaggaatcattccttagtctggctctcaacagatacctctccgatatggttgcaccttcggtccagctactctgtatccctgagcactcaagccccctcaccaacggcaaggcctcatgattcatagaggaggcaccTGTTATCAGTTTTCGgtaatcaaattaaaactaaCTACGATACGTTATCAACCCAATGTTCAATATTATCATTGTAGATAACAAATTGcaattcttagaaataaaattgtaattgtcCACTGTACAACACGCGcacaactaaacacacacacacacacactaacacgaAAAAAGTTCAAACCATATTACCTGCTGGCACTAAAGCTATACAACAAAAAAacccggttaaaaaaaaatgtctgtaacCCTAAATCTTCAAAACTATAAAACACGACCAATAATAAACCATCGTTCTTGCCAAACGTCCAGTCCATACAAAAAACTGCAAAACCAACCCAAAAACACAATCAAAACCTCGGAGCAAAAGTgtacaaaaagaaaaagtgatTTAATTTCTCAATCATTTGGTGGAGAATGAAGGATGGATAAAGTTatgagaattttttgttttatttgagaaTAGTAAAAATCCAGAGCCAGAAAAGAGTTAGAGATCTATGATAAATTCTTCGAAATCTCCAGacaggtttttttattgttaattcagTCAATTATGGCTTCTTTtaagatttcatatttttaccaGAGGTAAACGAAATGGAGGTTCGATGCGAATAAGAAGTCTTAAATGGAAAAGATAATTCCCATTAATACTATTATCgatgataaaaataaaggctAACTAGAAAAGCAGAGTATTCATTACTTGAAACAATTATGAAACggggaaaaatttatttctggtttaatttttgtatttttttaacatgtgatCTAAAATATTATGTTGTGTTTCTTATTTTGCTAAAACGAgtcttaaaaaatcattttatagctGCACAACTTTGCTTTTCCTTTGCTTATGCAAAggaaaacctattaaatattaaataaagctaaattcaagctttaaagaaatttatattattttctattaaacttgATTTACTAAACATCCGTATacaaatacaagttttttttttgtaccgaaAAGGAATTCGATCCCATAACAGTCTTTATTAGGAAATGCAACTACCACACGATAATTTATTCAGAATTCTGAAACAGGAATTAAAAACGAGGTAGAAATTTAAAGGTAAGCTGAAAAGCTGTTTACTTCCAACATACGCTTCTGTGGAAAACCGACAGAGTATATTTtacattagataaattaatacaaatttttcacatctatTTGTTTCCACGTAGAGAAATTGTACATTTAGAGTCTACTATTACACCGACTACATTACATTATTATGCTCTACTACATGTACTATGACACCATATGCTACTCGCTAcaggagagaaaataaaaatgaaaacgctTCGCGATAAGATttactaaaacataaaacatgttaaaaaaatagtaataattttagatgacttttcaaaaatattataaacttatcGTTTCCGTGTAACAGATCATTACTATTTGTCTTGACAATAAAAAGGGTAGGCAGAAAACACTCATCGCATCCGTGAAGAGTTCATTTACAATTAGGCCAACAgacttattcttttataattaaaaaattttgacaaatcatgtaacttattaattaatgtattccGCACACTTATTTCACATCATACTAATGtgatatttaataagaatatcACATTATCATATCTAATTTAAAACCATGCTTATTTTATATATCTCTTGTAATTtctcttatattgtaattcacaatacgttatattacaatattataatttcaattatattttgacGCCATTACTGTTACAATTTATACAGATACATATTTAATGCCTAACTGCTAACTGTATCGGCCTAACTGCCGACTCGGGTAGTTCGTAAATtcggcttaattttttttttacgtagattCAAAATTTTCATGTTATCAATTTTACGTTGTGTGAGGTCGCTCAATAATAGTTTTGACAGTTATAACATCAatcaaaatactttcttaataAATCCTATTGATAACTCTGAAAATTGAAATCGGTAAATcttatcacaaataaatttaagataactTTAGCCGTAGACGTGTACAAACGTCTGAGACGTATCTCCCACTATTTCCTAGCTCCTTCCCCGCCGACTCGGCAACAACGGGGCTCAAGGTTTTAGTACCCTTCTGGCATTCCGAGAGGAAGGTAAGGAAAGTGTTATTTTGATTCTATTTATAGTAGGGTCTGGAGGGTTGGGTCGCCTCTGTAGAAGTGCCTTCTCACAGACACTGTGTACCTTCCTGCAAGTTGATTTGGGTATCTGTGAGACTGTGTGTACCAAGGTTACATTACGCcactattctttttatttttctctcttacTTTTGGTTTATgttaacatattttgtatttgttgtagTTTATCATTCgtgtaagaaatataatatatatatatatatatatatccttttttttttatttttattgtgcagGTAAAAAAATGGCGCATTCTCAATCTAGTTGCAGTAATGTAGTTTATCAAACTGACGACCCtggttttaatataaaagtgaGAAACCTTTTGTTTGAGGATAAGtaaatggaaaatgaaattttatctagGAGAGGTGAAAGTAGAGAGGAGAATAGCTCAGGTACTGATGATGAAATTAAAGAGAAAGATGGTCTGATGGAAGACTCTGATCACTGTGATGCAAACCCTGACTACATTGTATCTTCAGAAGATAGTGATGAATGCTGAAGCAGTGATGGTGATTATGACTGTGATGAAGTCCATGAATCTTCATGTCCTCAATTCCATTCAAATGAGGAAGCAAGTAGAGCTAAAGTAGAGCTGTAGAGAGCAACTAGAGCTGAGGAAGCAAGTAGAGCTAAAGTAGAGCTGTAGAGAGCAACTAGAGCTATAACATATCTTGGGACGAATGATTTTGAATCGCATTCTGCAGAATGCAATCAACAAGTAAGGGTGTCTCGTGATAATATAATCGGAGGTCTTCCCAGTCTTATGAAATCAGCAAAGGCACGTGGAGAAAATATGTCACCAAAACAACTTTGGAACCTTCTGATAGACCAACAAATACtcgacaaaatattaaaatggaagcaagaaatttgaaaataaatgctAAGCCTGAAAGAACTGAAAACgatagaaaacaaaaaactctTGAATAAGTGCAAACCAACTGATTTGCATGAGATAAATGCTTTCATTGCAGCAAACTTGTTCACATCAATTTATAAAGGCTCCACAGTAGATATTGAATCTCTTTTCGCTTCCAAAGCTTCAGGGTGACCAATATTTAGATCCATCATGACTGGAAAAAGATTCAAAACCTTCTTGCAGCCCTACAGTTTGACAACCCTGAACTGAATGCATGACTACAAAACTGcaccaatttcatttatttttgagtGCTTTGTCAATAATTGCAAATCTCCTATGAGCCTCATTCGTACGACTTGCATAGATGAAATTAGTCTCTCATAGACGCTGTTGCTCTTTCAGGGTTATATGCCAAGTAAACTGACTAAACACAGCATAAAGATTCAGGCGCTCACTGATTCAAGGAggtcatatttttataatggcTACATTTATCAAGGGAATGAAACTGGTGGAATGGGACAAACTCCCTCTGAAAGAGAACTCCAAGTCCCATCGCAAGTTGCTATACAACTTGTGAAGCCAATTGTCAACAGTGAAAGAAACATTACTGCTGacaattattattgttcagtTGAATTGGGTCTAGAATTAGCGAAGAGAGGTCTCACCCTCGTCGATactctacaaaaaaagaaaagggaaattccacCAGAATTTCAGGCATTAAACAGACGACCGgtacaaagttttttatttggtttcaCACAAAATATGACCCATGTGTCATATTAATACGTTCCTAAGAAAAATAGGAATGTGATTTTGCTATCTACAATGCACCATGACAAAGAGATTAATGAGAACACCTGAAAACCATCAATAATTATGTTCTATAAAAGAACTAAAGGTGAGGTTAACTACCTTGATAAAAAGTGTTCAACTTACTCTTCATAGTGTAGGTCCCCGAGATGGCCACTGACTATGTTCTTCTGAATTTGTGATACAGCTTCTTTGAATGTTCTCATGCTCTGTATTTCTTTCAGGAAAAACCCACTGCTGTGAAGATTCAAGTACATTGAAATGCTGGTGAAACAAATGATGGCTCCACATTTACAGAGGAGGCGATTAGAACCTACAACTAGAAGTAGTGTAAAAGGTATCATCAATGAAGTTCTCAATGTACCACCAGAACCAGAGCTAGAGCCTTGCACTGAAGAAATGTCAGATGTGCTACCAtcaaagaaaacttataaaaaatgtgatCCAAAACTAAAGAGAAGGACATAGTATAAATGCGTCAGCTGTGGTACACCTATTTGCCTACAATGTTCCAGAAAAATATGTACTGactgtactaataaaaattatcaaaatgattgaaagaaaataaaactgtagtCTCCTACTTATATATTTACAGTCTCAAGTTTATTTACGTAGattattttttaggaatattACTCTTCTTGTTGTAGTTCTTTGATAAtttcttatacatttattatttcatttaattttaattttcatcattttaattttcattttaattttcatttaatttcttatacacttcttatactttaatataattttttagtatttttgatgATCTCTTTTAAATGTtacctatatataatatatacttactACTTTACAAGAAGCAAagacacatttattttaattttaaaaggacgattgttcttcatttttctattgatttttggAGGCTGTGTTTTCTAGCTAAGTCAAGTCCTAAGTGAGGGTATTATTAGTTTAGGCTGTGttcttactttaatttatagAGCTAAagacagttataataatttttttattaatgatatttataagaTTTGTAATTTACGTACAATAAAGTGATTagcactttaaaaaagaaaagttcatgaaaagtttagtaatttgaaaattacactttgtcccaaaaaaaagaataaagt belongs to Lycorma delicatula isolate Av1 chromosome 1, ASM4794821v1, whole genome shotgun sequence and includes:
- the LOC142317895 gene encoding uncharacterized protein LOC142317895, which codes for MPSKLTKHSIKIQALTDSRRSYFYNGYIYQGNETGGMGQTPSERELQVPSQVAIQLVKPIVNSERNITADNYYCSVELGLELAKRGLTLVDTLQKKKREIPPEFQALNRRPVQSFLFGFTQNMTHVSY